The following are encoded in a window of Methanomassiliicoccales archaeon genomic DNA:
- a CDS encoding translation initiation factor IF-2 subunit beta: protein MAEEEYLALLDRAKQKLPEKIEKHERFTVPEPDVFQEGKTTMIRNFNEIADALRREPTHLLQFLLRELGAPGYIEGTRAVFKAKIADSQIADRIRDYTEAFVLCSECGRPDTHIVKEGRILILECEACGAHRPVSVKKTTKVEEKTALKDGDIIEVLIEDVGKKGDGIARLGNYIIYVPGTVKGIRTKVKINKVAGNVAFATVHIESGNR, encoded by the coding sequence ATGGCTGAAGAAGAGTATTTAGCCCTTCTTGATAGGGCAAAGCAGAAATTGCCTGAGAAAATTGAAAAGCATGAACGATTCACCGTACCTGAACCGGATGTCTTCCAAGAGGGGAAGACAACGATGATAAGGAATTTCAATGAAATCGCAGACGCATTGCGTCGCGAGCCAACACATTTACTGCAGTTTCTTTTGAGGGAACTCGGGGCACCTGGGTATATAGAGGGAACTAGAGCAGTATTCAAAGCGAAAATTGCTGACAGCCAGATTGCTGATAGAATTCGGGATTACACAGAAGCGTTTGTTCTTTGTTCTGAATGTGGGCGACCAGATACGCACATAGTGAAAGAAGGTCGAATACTCATCCTTGAATGTGAGGCGTGTGGAGCTCATAGACCCGTGAGCGTCAAAAAGACTACAAAGGTCGAAGAGAAGACGGCGCTCAAGGACGGCGATATTATTGAAGTGCTCATCGAGGACGTTGGCAAAAAAGGGGATGGCATTGCACGACTGGGCAACTATATCATCTATGTACCTGGAACGGTAAAGGGGATAAGAACAAAGGTGAAAATCAATAAGGTCGCAGGCAACGTCGCGTTTGCCACGGTGCACATAGAATCCGGCAACAGGTGA
- the pyrG gene encoding CTP synthase (glutamine hydrolyzing) encodes MQKDGKLLLIKKASTAAVETMKYIFVTGGVLSGLGKGITASSIGRLLKSRGFDVTAIKIDPYLNIDAGTMNPFEHGEVFVLEDGGEVDLDLGNYERFLDVDLTSAHNITTGKVYRTVIEKERMGEFLGKTVQIIPHITNEIKNEIRTVAESTNADICIVELGGTVGDIESMPFLEAVRQMNTELGRGENCLFVHTTLVPILGTVGEQKTKPTQHSVKELRSLGIQPDIIVARSSQPLEYSIKRKISLFCDVPLEAVISAPDARSIYEVPLILEEQGLTEFILRRLKLVPRKEDMTEWKEFLERILRPSRSVTIACVGKYTHLADSYISHIEAFHHAGAELDTKVNIVFIDAEDIEKCGVPREMKEADGVLIPGGFGSRGIGGKIMAAQYAREGNIPFLGICLGFQIATIEIARNVLGLKNANSTEFDPETPDPVVDLLPEQKNLRQKGATMRLGAQPIVVKENSRAFNLYGKALIVERHRHRYEINPRYIEKFEKNGWEFTGKSPDGKRMEVGEFSANDFFVAAQFHPEFKSRPRRPSPLHYGLVQEALKRKYG; translated from the coding sequence TTGCAGAAGGATGGAAAACTATTATTAATCAAAAAGGCATCGACTGCTGCCGTAGAGACGATGAAGTACATTTTTGTTACCGGCGGAGTTCTGTCTGGCCTTGGAAAGGGAATCACAGCTTCTTCGATTGGACGACTTCTAAAATCCAGGGGCTTCGATGTCACTGCCATTAAAATCGATCCTTATCTCAATATAGATGCTGGAACGATGAATCCTTTTGAGCACGGGGAGGTCTTCGTTCTTGAGGATGGCGGAGAAGTTGACTTGGATCTTGGCAATTACGAAAGGTTTCTTGATGTCGATCTGACAAGCGCTCACAACATCACAACAGGCAAGGTTTATCGGACTGTTATCGAAAAGGAGAGAATGGGGGAATTCCTTGGGAAGACCGTTCAGATCATCCCTCATATTACGAACGAAATAAAAAATGAGATAAGAACGGTTGCGGAATCAACAAATGCTGATATCTGTATTGTCGAACTTGGGGGAACCGTTGGAGACATCGAATCCATGCCATTTCTTGAAGCGGTCAGACAAATGAATACCGAATTGGGTCGGGGCGAAAACTGCCTTTTTGTGCACACCACGCTTGTACCAATTCTTGGGACAGTGGGTGAACAGAAAACCAAGCCCACACAGCACTCTGTGAAAGAGTTGCGATCATTAGGGATTCAGCCGGATATCATCGTGGCACGATCATCCCAGCCACTTGAGTACTCAATCAAAAGGAAGATCTCGCTGTTCTGTGATGTACCGCTTGAGGCAGTGATTTCAGCACCAGATGCTCGTTCTATATATGAGGTCCCGCTAATTCTGGAGGAACAAGGACTCACAGAGTTTATTCTCCGTAGACTGAAGCTCGTCCCGCGCAAAGAGGATATGACAGAATGGAAAGAGTTTCTTGAGCGCATTTTGAGACCATCAAGATCCGTGACAATCGCGTGTGTCGGTAAGTACACGCATTTGGCCGATTCCTATATCAGCCATATCGAAGCATTTCACCACGCTGGAGCCGAATTGGACACGAAGGTCAATATCGTCTTTATCGACGCCGAGGATATTGAGAAATGCGGCGTTCCGCGGGAAATGAAAGAAGCTGATGGTGTTCTCATACCTGGAGGATTTGGTAGTAGAGGAATTGGCGGAAAAATAATGGCAGCTCAGTATGCACGCGAAGGTAACATCCCCTTTTTGGGAATATGTTTAGGATTCCAGATAGCTACCATAGAAATTGCCAGAAATGTTCTAGGATTAAAGAACGCGAACAGCACCGAATTCGATCCAGAAACGCCAGACCCAGTGGTAGATTTGCTGCCTGAGCAAAAGAATCTGAGGCAGAAGGGTGCAACAATGCGATTGGGCGCGCAGCCGATTGTCGTTAAAGAGAATTCCAGGGCATTCAATCTTTACGGAAAGGCGCTAATTGTGGAAAGACATAGACACAGGTATGAGATCAATCCCAGGTACATAGAGAAATTTGAGAAGAATGGTTGGGAATTCACAGGTAAATCGCCCGATGGAAAGAGAATGGAGGTTGGTGAATTCAGCGCCAATGATTTTTTCGTAGCTGCGCAATTTCATCCTGAGTTCAAATCAAGACCGAGAAGACCTTCTCCGCTTCATTATGGTCTTGTCCAGGAAGCTTTGAAACGAAAATACGGATGA
- a CDS encoding metallophosphoesterase — translation MTSLKFLVISDIHGRERVIEWANNLAKERSVNGIIILGDITQFGPPEWAEHFLKSLKFPTYAIPGNCDPREVIAAIDKSAILLHNRKVRIGNETFVGFGGSNPTIFNTPFEMEEDQIENALRKICEPKMVLATHTPPQGINDIVPSGRHIGSTAIKKIVEEFRPKVVLSGHVHEAWGIQKSGETVFVNPGAAKDFRAATLVLNNIPHAELIEPQHS, via the coding sequence ATGACATCATTGAAGTTCCTTGTGATATCAGACATACATGGAAGGGAGCGCGTTATCGAGTGGGCAAATAATCTCGCGAAGGAAAGGTCTGTGAATGGCATCATAATACTAGGGGATATAACGCAATTTGGTCCTCCAGAGTGGGCTGAACATTTCTTGAAGTCCCTCAAATTTCCTACTTATGCAATTCCTGGCAATTGCGATCCACGAGAAGTGATTGCGGCAATCGATAAATCTGCAATATTGCTACACAACAGAAAAGTGCGGATAGGGAATGAGACTTTTGTAGGATTTGGAGGATCAAATCCAACAATTTTCAACACGCCATTTGAGATGGAAGAGGACCAGATCGAAAATGCTCTAAGGAAGATATGTGAGCCTAAGATGGTGCTTGCAACACATACGCCTCCGCAGGGTATCAACGATATTGTTCCCTCTGGTAGACACATTGGAAGTACGGCAATAAAGAAAATCGTTGAGGAATTCAGACCAAAAGTCGTTCTATCTGGTCATGTTCATGAGGCGTGGGGAATCCAAAAGAGTGGTGAAACTGTCTTTGTCAATCCAGGTGCTGCAAAGGATTTTCGGGCTGCTACACTTGTATTGAACAACATTCCGCATGCGGAGCTTATTGAGCCGCAACATTCATAA
- a CDS encoding ferritin-like domain-containing protein: MSKEEIIKLLNHALELEHGAYVQYLSHAEVVEGIESEPIIERLKEIANDEKAHAEKFRALIGALGGVPSMGIAETHTAKDIKEILEQNLKDEKMAVDTYRAILEKLKKEKIKYYDFLLEHDVRHILMEEQEHITELELLLGISGNSY; this comes from the coding sequence ATGTCGAAGGAAGAAATAATAAAATTGCTGAACCATGCTCTTGAGCTCGAGCACGGTGCATACGTACAGTATCTCAGCCATGCCGAAGTGGTTGAGGGGATAGAGTCAGAGCCAATCATCGAAAGACTGAAAGAGATAGCGAATGATGAGAAGGCTCACGCGGAGAAATTTAGGGCCCTAATTGGGGCGCTCGGAGGCGTGCCGAGCATGGGAATAGCTGAGACGCACACAGCGAAGGATATCAAAGAGATCCTGGAGCAGAATCTAAAAGATGAAAAAATGGCGGTCGACACCTACCGCGCAATTCTCGAGAAGCTTAAGAAAGAGAAAATCAAGTACTACGATTTCTTGCTCGAGCACGATGTACGTCACATATTGATGGAAGAACAGGAGCATATCACGGAGCTTGAGCTGTTGCTTGGAATCAGTGGAAATAGCTACTAA
- a CDS encoding homoserine dehydrogenase, whose product MDVAIVGFGTVGQGVAEVLARRSHWFETIFKEKVKIVAVFDSHSFEFSSRGLDGIELVRRKKMTGRVGSRESVDDTPEILKSIDYDVLVEATPTNIITGEPGYSNILAALCDGKDVITSNKGPLALRYLQLMKSAEKHGAQLRFEATVGGATPVINLAKDVLMGEKISSVRGILNGTCNFILHRMGEEGLPFAQALKEAQEIGIAERDPSYDIEGVDSACKAVILANAIFGVDKTYSDVKRTGIRGITEDAIGLAAEEKKVVRLIAEISNQRLEVSPRLVPIGHPLSIGGTLNIIQLSTDLAGEITVVGRGAGKFETASAILSDLVALLKDRSGKSA is encoded by the coding sequence ATGGACGTCGCAATTGTGGGCTTTGGAACGGTTGGGCAAGGCGTAGCCGAGGTCCTAGCGAGGCGGAGCCATTGGTTTGAAACTATCTTTAAAGAAAAGGTCAAAATCGTGGCTGTTTTTGACTCGCACTCATTCGAATTTTCGAGTCGCGGCCTCGATGGAATTGAACTAGTAAGACGAAAGAAAATGACTGGGAGGGTAGGAAGTCGGGAATCCGTTGATGATACTCCTGAGATTCTCAAAAGCATCGATTATGATGTTTTAGTAGAAGCGACGCCAACAAATATCATTACAGGCGAACCCGGATATTCTAATATTCTTGCCGCGTTATGCGATGGAAAAGACGTGATTACTTCCAACAAAGGACCGCTGGCGCTCCGCTATTTACAGCTGATGAAATCGGCTGAAAAACACGGTGCCCAGCTGAGATTTGAAGCAACTGTTGGGGGTGCGACACCGGTGATCAATCTTGCAAAGGACGTTTTGATGGGCGAGAAGATTAGCTCCGTTAGGGGTATTCTTAATGGTACTTGCAATTTTATTTTGCACAGAATGGGAGAAGAGGGACTCCCTTTCGCTCAGGCCTTGAAGGAGGCGCAAGAAATCGGTATAGCAGAGAGAGACCCTTCTTATGACATAGAGGGAGTCGATAGCGCGTGCAAGGCTGTCATACTGGCCAACGCGATTTTTGGCGTTGACAAGACGTATTCAGATGTTAAAAGAACGGGAATTCGAGGCATCACTGAAGATGCGATCGGACTTGCCGCGGAAGAAAAGAAAGTGGTCAGATTGATTGCAGAAATATCGAATCAGCGACTCGAAGTTTCGCCGCGCTTGGTCCCCATCGGTCATCCTCTCAGTATCGGCGGAACTTTGAACATCATTCAACTTTCAACAGATCTTGCAGGAGAAATCACAGTAGTTGGAAGGGGAGCGGGCAAATTCGAGACGGCAAGTGCGATTCTCAGTGATTTAGTTGCGCTTCTAAAAGATCGTTCAGGAAAGTCAGCATGA